The DNA sequence TCAGCTGTGTTTCCTGAGTTTCAAACCATCCTCCCAGTGCAAACACAGGCCACACCAGCATGGAAAATTATGTGCTTTATTTGGGACCCCTGACATATTATACATCTATGTACATACATTTCATATGGAGaaattatagaaaaaatatGATTTGAAAAAGGAGGCAATTAAGGTGAAGGTGTAAACATCACTAGCAGTTTATGttctgttttgggttttttcctgctcttcaaCCAATTGTTTACTAACAGACAAGTATATATAAACAGAAGCCACCTGGATTTGTTATACAGTTTGACTGATATGACTGTGGAAATGTCCCAGCTCTCAAATTAATATAGATCTTCAAAAGGTTTTGAGTAGTTAAACATCAAGTAATCCATATAGTAAAAGTCATAGCTTCGTTGTCGTTGAGAAGGAGAAAGCTGTGCAAAATACTGTTGTGTAATTTTAGTGGTCGTTCTTTCTTCGTTGGAGTGCCTGTCTTTAAACTTGGGGAAAGTTAAATTTTGTGGAGCACCAATCAAGTGCAAGAAAAAGTTTGCATCATCTTCCATACTTTCAAATTTCCCAACAAAGTCATAGTCTATTAAACATGGGCTGCAAAGCCTGTTGACGTGATCCCAGTGGATATCCATACCCACTGGCCTGTGGACGTCCAGGAGATATTGAATGAACTCTTTGAATTTGACTCCAGAGCCTGTCCTTAATGCTTCTTTGGTGGCATTGATGCGGTATCTGGAAATGATGGCTTTTCCAAAAACCGGGTGGTAGTAATTGTTTGGATGTTCAAACTTGTCCCGAAATGCAGATACTAGCTTTTCAAAAGGCTCACGAATAAAAAGCATCTTTGTGTAAGTGTTGAGCCTATGATAAATTCCTTTGTGATCAAACCCATCTAATCTTTTTAAATAGTTTCCATAGTGCACTGTGTTGTGCTGGATGTCTTTTGTGGAAGAAGCCAGCCCGTTAAGAACCATGAGCACCCTTTTCCAGTTAGAGCAGCCGGCTTTTGGTACTTCGCAGTATAAAACTCTATATTTATCTTCTACAAATATTCTAGAAACATGATAAGGAGTGATTATTCTTCTATTATTACTCTTGTATTTAGAACAAGTTTCCCTCATAATTCgctttctttctctttggatCTGGTAGAGACTTTTCCACTTACTGTTGTTTCTATCCTCAGATTTAAGCGTGGGCAGGTTGAGAACGGAGCTGTTCATGGAAATCAGAACTGGGctctttttaattataaatcTCCTCCTCCGCTTATGGAGCCTGATGGAATTAATTTCTTCACCTTTTTGTTGATCTTTCATCACAAACATTATGCTGCTTTGCCGTCTGTCTGTGCTTTGAAGCTTAGTGGGCACGTTTTCAGATAGGTGTAATGAATCGTCCTGCTTTACCGTTGCTACTCcatctgcagtattttttcttaatcttctATCCTGGTTATTGCTGGAAACACAGTCCTGATGGGAAAAATAGATTAAAGATGTTAGTAAATGAGTGCTTGTCACTGCTAACAGCTTGTACAACTTAATGTGGATCTTTCATACACCAAGGTCAGCAGAATTGtacaacaaaatgcatttctgcAAGTCCACTGTGATGTGTCTGCGTTGTGGTAATGACTTTTCTCTTGTCATCTTGTTTTGTGCTTATGTGAAACTCAAAGGCCAAGATGAGCCTGAACTGCTAAATTCCAGTTCAGGTTTGGAtttagttgtattttagttGGTGCCTGCACTGAGACTTTGATATGTTGTCTTTGAAATTTCCATGAAGGTACCTGAGTATTTTGAGGACTTAATTCCAGAGTGCCAGCTGTCACCCAAATCTGTTCCTCCACCCTCCCCAGCTTTCCGTAGCTTCTCTTCGCAGTCAGGGCAGCTGTGGACAGTGAAGCCTGACAGGGAGGAGAGGTTTATAGTGAAGATGTAGAGGGAGCAAGAGTGGGAAGTGGAAAGGACAGCAGAGAGAATGGGGAGGCTTTGCAGAGAAGGGGCTTTGGTGAGAGCAGCATGAGACAAGACCCCAAAGGGAGGCTTGAGTGAGGTGAGCCTGGGACCAAAGCAGTTGAGACCTCATGAGAAGCAGGAAGGGTGGGAATGAAGCTCCGGCTGGGGTTAGGCAAGTGAAAACACTGTGAGCAAGGTGGGTCTGTGGTAAGGGGTTTCTGGGACCTGCTCGTTTTCATTAGGTGCTTCTCAGTGGTTAATG is a window from the Caloenas nicobarica isolate bCalNic1 chromosome 9, bCalNic1.hap1, whole genome shotgun sequence genome containing:
- the CHST8 gene encoding carbohydrate sulfotransferase 8 encodes the protein MRLTCMFSFILLFGAAGLVVFIHLQDPEEIVHQQTPGIKYNMGFQQPKKDCVSSNNQDRRLRKNTADGVATVKQDDSLHLSENVPTKLQSTDRRQSSIMFVMKDQQKGEEINSIRLHKRRRRFIIKKSPVLISMNSSVLNLPTLKSEDRNNSKWKSLYQIQRERKRIMRETCSKYKSNNRRIITPYHVSRIFVEDKYRVLYCEVPKAGCSNWKRVLMVLNGLASSTKDIQHNTVHYGNYLKRLDGFDHKGIYHRLNTYTKMLFIREPFEKLVSAFRDKFEHPNNYYHPVFGKAIISRYRINATKEALRTGSGVKFKEFIQYLLDVHRPVGMDIHWDHVNRLCSPCLIDYDFVGKFESMEDDANFFLHLIGAPQNLTFPKFKDRHSNEERTTTKITQQYFAQLSPSQRQRSYDFYYMDYLMFNYSKPFEDLY